In Epinephelus lanceolatus isolate andai-2023 chromosome 16, ASM4190304v1, whole genome shotgun sequence, one DNA window encodes the following:
- the LOC117248746 gene encoding zinc finger BED domain-containing protein 4-like — MARALSSGATELEKREHQRVLEIFLEDSDEENFLGFSDTPYPASRAGRDGPAGGQEDDYPDCSSDSESDPLNTSFGMVGSVHPFDMLRRLLEIRTEHNQVLEELGMDTLFTSDWAKLENLVKLLEPFAIHTDQLQSDSQSLSQVVPCLLNLEAHLLTTAAGKQLAQVLLKSLRERFAAILSPDSPQFDATPAAAYLLDPSVSLILQTPDTVPLRRAAQSLVQNLAAQYNPATPSQDNVIATQTAAHSPPTVLQKYRFLASRMEVNASLTNEPEGADSLLTEMKKYGDDVKQGVFNETPLQFWRSREAVYPKLAPVALDLVSAPASQAFVEHIFSVCGLLSSGLRNRTTTSLEQRVFLKINKKLLLD; from the exons ATGGCAAGGGCCTTATCGAGTGGTGCAACAG AGCTGGAGAAGCGGGAGCACCAGCGTGTTTTAGAGATCTTTCTGGAGGACTCTGATGAAGAGAACTTCCTGGGGTTCTCAGACACTCCATATCCTGCTTCTCGTGCTGGAAGGGATGGACCTGCAGGAGGACAAGAGGATGATTACCCTGACTGCTCCTCTGATTCTGAAAGCGACCCCCTTAACACAAGTTTTGGAAT GGTGGGATCCGTG CACCCTTTTGATATGCTGAGAAGGCTGCTGGAGATCAGAACTGAACATAACCAAGTACTTGAGGAGCTGGGCATGGACACACTTTTCACAAGCGATTGGGCTAAGCTGGAAAACCTTGTCAAGCTGCTTGAGCCCTTTGCCATTCACACAGACCAGCTTCAGAGTGACAGCCAGTCACTCTCACAAGTAGTGCCATGTCTGCTCAACCTTGAGGCACACCTGCTGACGACTGCTGCTGGGAAGCAGTTAGCTCAAGTGCTGCTGAAGTCCTTGCGAGAACGTTTTGCTGCCATTCTTAGCCCTGATTCCCCACAGTTTGATgctacaccagcagcagcctacCTACTGGATCCAAGTGTTTCACTGATTCTTCAAACACCAGACACGGTGCCACTGAGGAGGGCAGCACAGTCTTTAGTGCAGAACCTGGCAGCTCAGTATAACCCAGCAACTCCTTCTCAGGATAATGTCATTGCCACTCAAACTGCAGCACACTCCCCTCCTACTGTCCTTCAGAAATACCGCTTCCTTGCCTCCCGTATGGAGGTCAATGCGTCACTGACAAATGAGCCTGAGGGAGCCGACAGTCTGTTGACCGAAATGAAGAAGTATGGCGACGACGTCAAACAGGGTGTGTTTAATGAGACACCATTGCAGTTCTGGAGATCAAGAGAGGCTGTCTATCCAAAACTTGCCCCTGTGGCACTAGATCTAGTTAGTGCCCCTGCCTCACAAGCCTTTGTGGAGCACATCTTCTCAGTGTGTGGACTGTTGTCATCTGGCCTGAGGAACAGAACAACCACATCTCTGGAGCAGCGTGTTTTCCTCAAGATCAACAAGAAATTGTTGCTTGACTGA